Sequence from the Priestia megaterium genome:
TTATTCCATCTATCTCTTTAGCTTTGAGCAACGCTTCTGCCATAGGGCTGCGGCACGTGTTTCCTGTACATACAAATAAGATGTTTTTCAAGATACATCCTCCCTTGCTTTCACTATGTTCGACTATGTTGATATTCCACCCTATTGTATCTCTATTGCTTGCATAAATCCAGTTAGCTTTTCTGGGTATTTTTTATCCATTATCGCTTCATCCATCTCAAAAAAACGACTTCGCTTTCCTTCTTTTATCGCTACAATCCAAAAGAAGCAAAAAAAGACCATAACCTGCATGGTCATGATCCTTTACCTATTTATATATAGTTAAAAAGGTAGTAACAATTTGATTCCGAAAGCTAATAAAATGCTCCCGCCCAGTGCCTCACTATATGAACCAAGCCAACCTTGTACTCTTCTGCCTAGCAGCAGTCCTAACCAAGTTAATAGCATACTCACTACGCCAAAAACAATAATGGTCAAAAACGTTCTTGCCCCAAAAATACCTAAGCTAAGTCCAACAGAAAAACTATCTAGACTCACGCTGAGCGCAAAAAATAACAGTCCAAAGCCAACTGGTTTGATAAACGGCGTATCGTCATGCTTAAAGGAGGAATAAATCATCTGCGTCCCAAGAATCAGCAATAAAATTCCACCGCCATAGGTAGCAAACATTCCAAGTTTATCAGACAAAAGTCGTCCAATAAACATGCCTAACAGCGGCATCCAAATATGAAATACACCGATAACAACACCAATGTAGAAAATTTGGCGAAAGCGTAAACGAATTAATCCCATTCCCAAACCAACTGAGAAAGCATCCATTCCTAAGGCAAACGCCATAATGACTAACGTGATCATTTCACTAATTAACTGAGATACATTCATCTTTACCCTCCTCGGACGTGCTCCTATTTCAAAATATGCACATTCGAAAAGGTTTAGAAGATGAATTTTATTGCTTAATCACATGATGTCCTGCAGCTTTCATTAATCGATTCATAACGGCATGACCGACTCCTTCTTCAGAAAAACTTTCACTAACGATAATATCTACATCGCACTCATTAAATGAACGAAGCGACTCGTATAAGTGGCTAGCAACCGTCTCTAAATTTGAACGAGATCCACATGTGATAACCGCATCCGCTTTATACGCATCTTCATGTTCAGACGTCGTTAATACCCCCACTCGCTTACCCTGATCTTTATAGCGATCAATAATAGATTGGAAAAAATCTGAACTGCCGTCAACAATGACAAGCGGTGCATCAGGTGCGTAATGCGTATATTTCATACCTGGAGATTTTGGCGCTTCTTTATCACTTATTAACGCTCGATCTACTTTTACGGGACCAATGACATTTTCCAACTCTTTCTGAGTAATGCCGCCCGGCCGTAAAATGATAGGAATCTCTTCCGTACAATCAAGGACAGTCGACTCTACTCCTACCCCTGTTGCTCCTCCATCTACAACTCCGCTAATACGCCCTTCTAAATCATTCATCACATGATGAGCTAGAGTGGGACTTGGCTTGCCGGAAAGGTTTGCACTAGGAGCTGCGATAGGCAAAGCCACTTTTTTTAATAATGCGAGGGCTACCGGATGTGATGGCATTCTCACTGCAATGCTGTTTAAACCAGCCGTAACCTTATCTGAAACTCGATCTTTTTTGGGTAATATTACTGTAAGAGGACCCGGCCAAAAAGCATCGATCACCTTCTTTGCTTTTGAAGGAATCGACTCTACAAATGTATGAAGCTGCTCTTTATCTCCAATATGAACAATAAGAGGGTTATCACTAGGACGTCCTTTCGCTGCAAAAATTTTATCCACAGCTTTATCCGATGTTGCATCTCCTCCTAATCCATACACCGTCTCTGTAGGAAAAGCAACCACTTCGTGATTGCGCAGCAAATCTGCTGCTTCTTCTATCTGTGGATAAATATCTTTTTCGTTCGTAAAATTATCCACAACCCATAACTTAGTTTCCATCTTCTTCAACTCCTTTTTCTTTCTATATCTAGGTTTTTTTTACTTTAAAAGTACAATATGTATCAAAGATAGTAAAATACATGCATTCATTATATCAACAAACAAGCTTTATCCACAAAATGTGGATAAAGCTTATATTTTTGTGAATAACATTGTGGATACCCCATTAAAATGATTTATCCACATTTTCTTTTAACTAGCTGCATAAAACATCACGTAGACATCCTGAGGATTTGGTAACTTTTTTAAATAAGAATGTTCTTTTAACAACTCAGGCAGTGCACTGTAAGATGTTTGCTGAAAATTCATCATTTGAAAAAAATGTAGAGAAGATGCCTTATTTGTTAGTAAATATAGTTGCTTCACGCCATGCTTTTGAGCCAGCTGGACGATGCTTTTAAATAGCAGCAGAATATCAGATTGTATTAAAGAAGGTGACACGACAAGGGAGCGGAGAATTCCATCCACACCTTCTTTTTCAAACCCAACTGTTGCTAGCAGCTCGCCTTCTTCATTTTCCATTATGACAAATTGATGAATATGCTCTTCCACACCTGCTGTGCTGATGCCCGCTTTTTGTAAAAACTGTTGAATTCGAATATAATCACTTTCACTGGCAATTTTTAATTGTTCTCTCATTTTAATCACCTCAACTTGTTTTCTAGTAACAAATCTATGAGATGATTAAAAAAAGTAGAACTGAATTTTATTTTTAATGATTCTATTAATTAAATACTGACGATACCCATTCTACTACAAAAAACTTAACTTCTACAGAATCTTCTTTTGATTTAGAATCAGCTTTTTTCTTAGATGAAACAGACTTTTCAGCTTCTTTAATTTCCTTTTTTTCAGCCTTAGCACTTGTTTCTTCCTTTACTGTGCCGCTTGTATCTTTTGCAATTGCTTCTTTGGAAGATACTGTTGGTTGAGAAGGTTCCTCAGCTTTCTGCTCAATAGAATCCGATGTAATAGTTGCAGATTGGATTTCTGTTTTCACTGCGGGTTCTTTACTTTCAGCCGATTTGTCATCTGTTTTGTCTGCAGATTTTGATTCAGAAGCTCCTGGTTTCTCTTTTTCTTCCTTTGGCTCTTCTTCAGATGGCTCTGGCGCTTTTACCGCTTCACCGTTTGAGAAATCTAAGAAGCATAAAGGAGGAAATAGTACACACCACCAGTTTGCTCCCTCTCCTTTGCCAAGAGTAATAAGCACGGCTTCATACTCACCTGCTGGATATAAAAACTGACCGTACAACTTAGTAGGAAACTCTACTTTTCCGAATTTAACATGAACAGATTCATTTACGCCTTCTTCTTTTAGCACTTCTTTCGCAATTGTTTCAAGCGCCGGCAAATTTTCTTTAATTGTTTTTCGAGCTACAGTTACAGATGTTAAATCTTTTACCCATTCTGTAATTTGTTCGTTCACGCGGTCACGAATCAGACGTTTTACGTACTGATCTTTTTCACCGTCGCTGTTCGCTAAAATGCGCAGTCGAATTGCCTCGTCTGGAATGACTGCAGGCTGATCTGCCTGCACTTGGTTATGTGTATATATAAGTTGAGCATTTGCTCCAATAATTAATAAAATAAAATAAATGATAGCATATTTCTTCATTTCGGCCACCGCCCTTTCATAGGAACAGTATGGCCGAAAGCAAGATATCTTAAACTAGTAATTTAGTAAAAAAATGCATGATTTTCAAAAATCAAAGGGAAAATCATTCCCTCTGATTTTTTTAGTTCTCGCGAAGTTGTGCAAAAACCATTCGATCTTTTCCATTAATATCATATACACATTCTACAAAAGCTGTCGGAAACGTTTTTTGCAGCATCTCAGCTACATCTTTTGTCTGTCCGGCCCCGACTTCAAATCCAATAATACTATTTGACTTCGTCACATATGGCAACTCTTCCATGAAACGTCGATAAAAATCCAGGCCATCTTTTCCACCAAAAAGAGCTCGGTTTGGCTCATGATCTTTTACCACTGTGGACAACTCATCATCTGCTGGAATATAAGGCGGATTAGACACAATTACATCAAATTTCTGATTCGATGATAGAAATGGTTGTAATAGATCTCCCTGTATAAACGTGACAGCAGCGTCCAGGTTTTGAGCATTTTCTTTGGCTACGCTTAAAGATTCTATAGCTATATCGGTTGCTGTAACTTCCACTCTGTCAAGCTCCAAAGCTAAAGTGATAGCAATCGCCCCACTTCCCGTTCCAATATCTACAAGCTCAATAGGCTGGTGTTGAAATTCTTTTTTTATTCGAGAAATCATTCCGTATACCAGCTCTTCTGTTTCGGGTCTTGGAATTAATACATGTTCGTTTACAATAAATGAACGCCCGTAAAATTCTTCTGTCCCGATTAGATATTGTACAGGCATACCTGCTTTATGAGCATGGACATCTTGTTCAAATCTTTTTAGAATTTCTTCTTCTAGTTCTTCCTGCAGAGCTCCTAGCAAATGAGTTCTCGTCATCTGTAAGTGGTGGCGAAGCAAGAGTTCTCCCGCGTTTTCATCTCGCTTTGCCTCTTTCAAAAAAGAAGAAGCCCACTTAAGGGCTTCAAATACTTTCATTAGTTCGAATCTTCCATTCGGCGCGCTTGGTCTTCCATTACTAATGCATCGATGATTTCATCAAGCTTGCCTTCTAAGATTTGATCTAGCTTTTGAATCGTTAGACCAATACGGTGGTCCGTTACGCGATTTTGCGGGAAGTTATACGTACGGATACGCTCAGAGCGATCTCCTGATCCAACTGCTTGTTTGCGCGTTGCATCGTACTCTGCTTGTGCTTCTCGCTGAAACTTATCGTACACGCGAGCACGCAATACTTTCATTGCTTTTTCTTTATTTTTAATCTGAGACTTTTCATCTTGACAGGATACCACTGTATTTGTTGGTAAATGTGTTAAACGAACGGCTGACATCGTCGTATTAACACTTTGGCCTCCAGGTCCACTTGAAGCAAATGTATCTACACGGATGTCTTTTTCATGAATGTCCACTTCAACTTCTTCCGCTTCAGGAAGACATGCTACCGTTGCTGTAGATGTATGAATACGACCTCCTGATTCTGTTTCAGGAACTCGTTGAACACGGTGTGCACCGTTTTCAAATTTCATCTTTGAGTACGCACCTTTACCGTTAATCATAAAGATAATTTCTTTATAACCGCCTACTCCAGTAGTCGTTGCTTCCATTACTTCTGTTTTCCAGCCTTGTGATTCAGCAAAGCGCGAATACATGCGGTACAAATTAGCTGCGAATAATGCTGCTTCATCTCCACCAGCCGCTCCACGAACCTCCATGATTACGTTTTTATCATCGTTTGGATCTTTTGGAATTAATAAAATACGTAGCTTTTCAACTAGCTCTTCTTGCTGCGTTTCTAACTCGGCAATTTCTTCTTTTACCATGTCACGCATATCTGCATCAAGCTTATCTTCAAGCATCGTTTTCGCTTCTGATAACTGCTCTTTTACATCTTTGTATTCCTGATAAGCGGCTACCGTTTGTTGTATATCTGATTGTTCCTTCGAATATTCTCTCAACTTAGAGGGGTTGTTTACGATCTCAGGGTCACTCAGAAGTTCGTTTAACTTCTCATAGCGCGCCTCTACCGCTTCTAAACGATCAAACACGTCATTCACCTCATTCTTTATCCATAACATTGTAATTATAGTATAGCTTTAAAATAGAGTCAAAACCTTGTTAATACACGTATATGAACAAAAAAACAGAACTGCGCGTTCTGTTTTTATCATCATAAAATTCTTGCTTTATTTTTCGACCATTTCGCTTGAGTCCACAGACACAGCTTGTCCTTTAGACTTTTGCACAACGTGGCAATGACGACATCTTGGTTCGTACGATTCAGACGCACCGACTAAAATAATAGGGTCGTCATAAGAAGCAGGCTCACCGTTAATCAAACGCTGCGTACGGCTCGCAGGAGAGCCACATGAAGCGCACACGGCCTGTAGCTTTGTTACCGATTCTGCAATAGCCATTAACTGCGGCATTTGTCCAAAAGGTTCACCTTTGAAGTCTTGGTCTAACCCTGCTACAATCACACGAAAGCCTTGATCTGCTAAAGATTGAACAATTTCTAAAATATCTGTGTCAAAAAACTGTACTTCGTCTATCGCTACTACGTCTGTCTCTTCATTTACTCGCTTTAAAATATCGCGCGATGCCGAGATTGAATAAGCCATAACAGATGTACCATTATGCGAAACGACAGCTTCTTCGCTATATCGATTATCAATTGCAGGCTTGAACACTTGTGCCTTTTGTTTAGCAAACTGCGTACGGCGCACACGTCGAATCAACTCTTCTGATTTCCCTGAAAACATACTGCCACAAATTACTTCTATCCAACCACTTTGTTTCATTACGTACACCACTGCGGGACTCTCCCTTCTTCTCGTTCCGTTTCTGAGCGAACCGCTACTAACTTAATCTACGTCTTCTATGTAGATCTTATTCCTATGATAAAGTACCCACTTTTTTATCAAGCAGACACTGTTTTTCTACTTTTATAAGCAAAAAAACAGGCAAGAAGTTAAGCTACTTGCCTGTTTGTTTCGACAATTTGATTATTTAAGACCGTATTTTTTGTTGAAGCGATCAACACGGCCACCAGCTTCAGCGAATTTTTGACGACCAGTGTAGAATGGGTGACATTCAGAACAAGTCTCAACGCGGATCTCTTCTTTTACAGAACCACTTTCAAATTCGTTTCCGCAAGTACATTTAACCATAACTGTTTTATAGTTTGGATGAATTCCTGTTTTCATTCGTTTCATCTCCTTCCGCCCTGAATCATTCTGAAACAGAGTTTATTGATAAAGATAGTGATGAAATAATAACTATTTCACTGTGTACTTTATCAACACACATGATGAAATTATAACAAGGGTTGTATGCTTTTGCAACCACATGTTTTATAACTTATCGTTTATTTGCTAGAAGTGTTTTTTTCTCTTCCGTTAACATCGAAAAGAACTCTTCATTTGTCTTTGTTTGACGTAAACGTTTTAAGAATTTTTCTGCAAAATCAGGAGCATCTGCCATTGATTTACGAATTGCCCATAAGTGGTCTAAATGCTCTTTTGGAATTAACAGCTCTTCTTTACGTGTGCCTGAGCGACGAATGTCAATCGCAGGGAAGATACGTTTTTCAGCTAGTGAACGATCTAGATGCAGTTCCATGTTACCTGTACCTTTAAATTCTTCATAAATAACATCATCCATACGAGAGCCTGTATCAATTAAGGCTGTTGCTAGAATGGTTAAGCTGCCTCCATCTTCAATGTTACGAGCAGCTCCAAAGAATCGTTTTGGACGGTGAAAAGCAGCCGGGTCAATACCCCCTGATAGTGTACGACCGCTCGGTGGAATAACTAAGTTATAAGCACGAGCAAGTCTTGTGATGCTATCCATCAAAATGACAACATCTTTTTTGTGTTCGACTAATCTCATCGCACGTTCAAGGACAAGTTCCGCTACTTTAATGTGGTTTTCTGGCACTTCGTCAAATGTAGAACTTACAACATCACCGTCAACCGAACGCTCAATGTCCGTCACTTCCTCAGGACGCTCATCAATAAGAAGGACAATCAATTCTGCATCAGGATGATTCGTTGTAATGCTATTGGCAATTTCTTTTAACAGCATCGTTTTACCTGCTTTTGGCGGCGCGACAATTAGTCCCCTTTGCCCAAACCCAATCGGTGAAATCAAGTCAATAATACGCGTAGAGAAACTTCTTGGCTGAGTTTCCAGCAGCATTTGCTCATTTGGATAAATCGGCGTTAGCGCTGGAAAATGCACGCGATCTTTTGACGTTTCTGGATCTTCTCCGTTTACTGCTTCTACATGTAATAATCCGTAGTAGCGCTCATTTTCTTTTGGAGGACGAACTTTCCCCGATACCTTGTCTCCATTACGCAGATCGAAGCGACGAATTTGTGAAGCTGAGATATAAATATCTTCTGAACTCGGTGAATAGTTAATTGGTCGTAAGAAACCGAATCCTTCTGACTGAATAATTTCAAGAACGCCTTCCATAAATAAAAGCCCATCTTGTTCAGCTTGAGCCTTTAAAATAGCAAAGACAAGTTCTTTTTTCGTTAATTTACTATAGTACGAAACTTTATACTCACGAGCATGTTCATATAGCTCTTTTAATTTCATATTTTCTAAACTGGATAATGTTAAGTTCATTAGGACACCACGCTTTATAATGAATAATTTTTAACCGTTCCTCCCATATTAAATTCAAATATAAAATTGAGAGATGATATGGATGGAATAAATCTGTGAAAATGGAGAATATAACCTTTGAAGTATAATAAGTAGAATCAATTGATTAACTATACACTTTTAGAAGAATAATTCCGACATAAAACCATTTATATTATCTTGATAAATTTAACGTAGCAATTTATATTCTAACCTTTTTCTATCTTTTTAATCAATCTTTTTTTACTTTAGAAGATGAATAAAAAAAAGGAAATTTAATAGCTTACGAGAAGCGAGGAAAACCTTTTCATAATTTCACATTAAAGGAAATAAACTGGACGTTAAAATAAGAAGTGAAATTTATCTTTTAGCTTCCCTTTTTATCTATTTACCCTATTCATAAATATATAAGCTACACAGACATAGAAGAACGCTCCTACGCCTGTGTAGCTTATTAAAAAGCTCATTTCTAAACTTTGCTTTCATGACTGTGGCACCGATTTGCCTCTATGAATTTTGAAATTGCTCAATTTCCTCTTGAGTCATCTCTTCACGCCAAATCATTGCCCCTAAATCCGATAGCTTGTCTACTAAATGACTGTAACCTCGGTCAATGTGCTCTAAACCCGTTACCTCTGTAATCCCTTTGGCCATTAAGCCAGCGGTTACGAGAGCTGCTCCTGCTCGTAAGTCCGACGCTTTCACACGTGCACCTTGTAAGTGAATGGGACCATTAATAATAGCAGAACGTCCTTCTACCTTAACAGATGCATTCATTCGTCTCAGCTCGTCAATATGCTTAAACCTTGCACCGTAAATTGTATCCGTCACAACGCTTGTACCAGACGCTCTTGTTAGAAGCGTCGTAAATGGCTGCTGTAAATCAGTGGGAAAACCTGGATATACTAGCGTCTTAATATCTACGGGCTTCAATAGTTGACGAGTCGCTACAAGAATCTGATCTGAGCTTGTTTCGATATGAATACCCATCTCACGCATTTTAGCCGTTAATGACTCCAAATGCTGGGGGATGACGTTGTCAACAATAACTTCTTTCCCCATACTCGCTCCCATGATCATATATGTGCCTGCTTCAATTCGGTCTGGAATGATGGAATGACGGCACCCTTTTAATTGATCTACTCCATCAATTCGAATAACATCCGTACCTGCACCTTTAATACGGGCACCCATACTTGTCAGTAACGTAGCTACATCAATAATTTCAGGCTCTTTAGCAGCATTCTCAATAACGGTACGCCCTTTTGCTCTTACAGCAGCGAGCATAATATTGATTGTTGCTCCTACGCTAACAACGTCTAAATAAATTCGAGCACCAATCAGTTCATCAGCTCGAAGGTAAATAGCTCCTTGCTCATTTGTTACTTTAGCGCCAAGAGCTTCAAAGCCTTTAATGTGCTGATCGATTGGTCTAGGACCAAGGTAACAGCCTCCTGGAAGCCCAACTACCGCTTTTTTAAAGCGTCCCAACATTGCCCCCATTAAATAATAAGAAGCGCGTAATTTTTTTACTTTTCCGTTCGGTAAAGGCATTGCAACCATTCCGGATGGATCTACTGTTAATTCGTCGTTATCAATGGTTACTTTCCCACCAATTTCTTCAACTAAATCCCCTAATAACTGCACGTCTGAAATATCGGGCAGACCTTCAATTGTAACAGGTGACTCGGCTAAAATTGTTGCTGGAATAAGCGCAACGGCACTATTTTTAGCACCACTGACGCGGACGGATCCACTTAAGGTAAAGCCACCTTGTATTTTTAACTTTTCCATTTATAGCTCCCTTCTAGTGAAAGAAAGTTTCTCACCTAGTAATTGAGGAAAATTTTGGTACAAAGAATACCTAAAAGAATGGTTATTTTTCCTATTACCTACTAGTGTACACGAAAATGAAAAAATCATGTATAGTTTCGACAAGATAAAAGAAAAATATGGCATTCACCTGTCAGGATGGTAAATGCCACACAAATTTATACATGTTTAGACATTTCGTTTTTCCCAATCTGCTAAAAATTGGTCAATTCCTGCATTTGTTAACGGATGTTTGAACAATTGCATTAAAACTTTGTAAGGAATTGTCGCAATATGTGCTCCATTTTTTGCAGCTTCTGTTACGTGCATCGGATGACGAATAGATGCTGCAATAATTTCTGATGGAATGTCATGAATCGCAAAAATATCTGCGATATCTGAGATTAAATCGAGGCCATTAAAACCAATATCGTCTAACCTTCCCAAGAAAGGCGATACGTAAGTAGCACCTGCTCTTGCTGCCATTAACGCTTGGTTAGCTGAGAAAATAAGCGTTACGTTTGTCTTAATACCTAAACTAGTAAATTCTTTTACTGCTTTTAAGCCATCTGGAGTCATCGGTACCTTGATTGTAATATTCGGCGCAATCGCAGCAAGCTCTTTTCCTTCGCGAATCATGCCTTCTGCATCAAGCGCAATCACTTCTGCACTTACAGATCCTTCAACGAACTCTGTAATTTCACGAAGACGATCTTCAAACGTGATGTTCTCTTTAGCTACTAAACTAGGATTTGTTGTAACCCCCGCTAACAAACCTAATGAATGCGCTTCCTTAATCTCGTCTAAATTAGCCGTATCAATAAAAAACTTCATGAATGCCATCCCCCTGTGTTATGTATTCAGAATGATAAGAAAATTATAGTAAAAATAAAACCGCCTTACAATAAAAATAAGACGGTTTTATTTTTCAGACTCAACTAACTGCAAACAGGTAATCCAAAGATTTCAAATTATGCTTTGTTAGAAGAACCGAATTCACGCATTTTACCTTGAACCGTTTCTTTGATTGCATCGCGAGCAGGTCCTAAGTATTTACGTGGATCATATTGTTCAGGTTGCGCAGCTAATACTTCACGAACAGTTTTAGCTGAAGCAATTTGGTTTTCAGTGTTTACGTTGATTTTAGCAGTACCTAAAGAAACTGCTTTTTGGATATCTTTTGTTGGGATACCAGTTCCACCGTGTAGAACTAATGGTAAACCTGTACGATCTCCGATTTCTTTCATTTCAGCAAAACCTAGGTTTGGTTCACCTTTGTATGGTCCGTGAACTGATCCTAATGCTGGAGCTAAGCAATCGATACCTGTGCGGTTAACAAGTTCTTCACACTCGTTAGCATCTGCATAGATAACGCCCTCAGCAATAACGTCGTCTTCTTGTCCACCAACAGTTCCTAGTTCTGCTTCTACAGATACTCCGTGGAAGTGAGCTAGTTCAACTACTTTAGAAGTAATTTCAATGTTTTCCTCAAATGGGTGGTGAGAAGCATCGATCATTACAGAAGTGAATCCAGCGTGGATTGCTTTTGCACATGATTCAAAGCTTGAACCGTGGTCTAAGTGAATTGCAACTGGTACTTGAACGTCGTAATCTTCGATTAGAGCTTCAACCATTGCTACAACAGTTTTGAAACCGCCCATGTAGCGCGCTGCACCTTCAGATACACCAAGAATAACTGGAGAGTTTTCTTCTTTTGCTGCTTGAAGAATAGCTTGAGTAAACTCTAAGTTATTTAAGTTAAATTGACCTACTGCATAGCCTTGTTCTTTTGCTGTAATAAGCATTTCTTTCATTGATACTAAAGGCATATTGAAATCCTCCTTAAAATCAACCTTAGATTAGATGCTAACCAAAAGGCACACTCAAATAGTATGCTCTTGAATAGAGTGTTTCATGTAGAAACAACGCGCATCTTTACATAATAGATTGTCGAATTATGAATACAGTAATTAGGATACCAACTAACAATGAAAACAGCAACATTTTTAGGCTGATATTCAAAATTTGTTAGGATGAAAACCCTACCAAAACCTTAATTCGACTTTACTGGTATATATTCCCTAACAACTTTTCGGATTTCATCAATATCAAACGGTCTTGCAAAGTGTGTTAATGCTCCTAAATCTTTTGCTTCTTGAATCATATCCAATTCACCATAAGCGGTCATAATGATGACTTTAATCGTTTCATCGTGCTGCTTTAACCTTTTTAAAATTTCGATTCCATCCA
This genomic interval carries:
- a CDS encoding manganese efflux pump MntP, with the protein product MNVSQLISEMITLVIMAFALGMDAFSVGLGMGLIRLRFRQIFYIGVVIGVFHIWMPLLGMFIGRLLSDKLGMFATYGGGILLLILGTQMIYSSFKHDDTPFIKPVGFGLLFFALSVSLDSFSVGLSLGIFGARTFLTIIVFGVVSMLLTWLGLLLGRRVQGWLGSYSEALGGSILLAFGIKLLLPF
- a CDS encoding L-threonylcarbamoyladenylate synthase, translated to METKLWVVDNFTNEKDIYPQIEEAADLLRNHEVVAFPTETVYGLGGDATSDKAVDKIFAAKGRPSDNPLIVHIGDKEQLHTFVESIPSKAKKVIDAFWPGPLTVILPKKDRVSDKVTAGLNSIAVRMPSHPVALALLKKVALPIAAPSANLSGKPSPTLAHHVMNDLEGRISGVVDGGATGVGVESTVLDCTEEIPIILRPGGITQKELENVIGPVKVDRALISDKEAPKSPGMKYTHYAPDAPLVIVDGSSDFFQSIIDRYKDQGKRVGVLTTSEHEDAYKADAVITCGSRSNLETVASHLYESLRSFNECDVDIIVSESFSEEGVGHAVMNRLMKAAGHHVIKQ
- a CDS encoding GNAT family N-acetyltransferase; the encoded protein is MREQLKIASESDYIRIQQFLQKAGISTAGVEEHIHQFVIMENEEGELLATVGFEKEGVDGILRSLVVSPSLIQSDILLLFKSIVQLAQKHGVKQLYLLTNKASSLHFFQMMNFQQTSYSALPELLKEHSYLKKLPNPQDVYVMFYAAS
- the spoIIR gene encoding stage II sporulation protein R, with amino-acid sequence MKKYAIIYFILLIIGANAQLIYTHNQVQADQPAVIPDEAIRLRILANSDGEKDQYVKRLIRDRVNEQITEWVKDLTSVTVARKTIKENLPALETIAKEVLKEEGVNESVHVKFGKVEFPTKLYGQFLYPAGEYEAVLITLGKGEGANWWCVLFPPLCFLDFSNGEAVKAPEPSEEEPKEEKEKPGASESKSADKTDDKSAESKEPAVKTEIQSATITSDSIEQKAEEPSQPTVSSKEAIAKDTSGTVKEETSAKAEKKEIKEAEKSVSSKKKADSKSKEDSVEVKFFVVEWVSSVFN
- the prmC gene encoding peptide chain release factor N(5)-glutamine methyltransferase — its product is MKVFEALKWASSFLKEAKRDENAGELLLRHHLQMTRTHLLGALQEELEEEILKRFEQDVHAHKAGMPVQYLIGTEEFYGRSFIVNEHVLIPRPETEELVYGMISRIKKEFQHQPIELVDIGTGSGAIAITLALELDRVEVTATDIAIESLSVAKENAQNLDAAVTFIQGDLLQPFLSSNQKFDVIVSNPPYIPADDELSTVVKDHEPNRALFGGKDGLDFYRRFMEELPYVTKSNSIIGFEVGAGQTKDVAEMLQKTFPTAFVECVYDINGKDRMVFAQLREN
- the prfA gene encoding peptide chain release factor 1, translating into MFDRLEAVEARYEKLNELLSDPEIVNNPSKLREYSKEQSDIQQTVAAYQEYKDVKEQLSEAKTMLEDKLDADMRDMVKEEIAELETQQEELVEKLRILLIPKDPNDDKNVIMEVRGAAGGDEAALFAANLYRMYSRFAESQGWKTEVMEATTTGVGGYKEIIFMINGKGAYSKMKFENGAHRVQRVPETESGGRIHTSTATVACLPEAEEVEVDIHEKDIRVDTFASSGPGGQSVNTTMSAVRLTHLPTNTVVSCQDEKSQIKNKEKAMKVLRARVYDKFQREAQAEYDATRKQAVGSGDRSERIRTYNFPQNRVTDHRIGLTIQKLDQILEGKLDEIIDALVMEDQARRMEDSN
- a CDS encoding thymidine kinase; its protein translation is MKQSGWIEVICGSMFSGKSEELIRRVRRTQFAKQKAQVFKPAIDNRYSEEAVVSHNGTSVMAYSISASRDILKRVNEETDVVAIDEVQFFDTDILEIVQSLADQGFRVIVAGLDQDFKGEPFGQMPQLMAIAESVTKLQAVCASCGSPASRTQRLINGEPASYDDPIILVGASESYEPRCRHCHVVQKSKGQAVSVDSSEMVEK
- the rpmE gene encoding 50S ribosomal protein L31, which codes for MKTGIHPNYKTVMVKCTCGNEFESGSVKEEIRVETCSECHPFYTGRQKFAEAGGRVDRFNKKYGLK
- the rho gene encoding transcription termination factor Rho — encoded protein: MNLTLSSLENMKLKELYEHAREYKVSYYSKLTKKELVFAILKAQAEQDGLLFMEGVLEIIQSEGFGFLRPINYSPSSEDIYISASQIRRFDLRNGDKVSGKVRPPKENERYYGLLHVEAVNGEDPETSKDRVHFPALTPIYPNEQMLLETQPRSFSTRIIDLISPIGFGQRGLIVAPPKAGKTMLLKEIANSITTNHPDAELIVLLIDERPEEVTDIERSVDGDVVSSTFDEVPENHIKVAELVLERAMRLVEHKKDVVILMDSITRLARAYNLVIPPSGRTLSGGIDPAAFHRPKRFFGAARNIEDGGSLTILATALIDTGSRMDDVIYEEFKGTGNMELHLDRSLAEKRIFPAIDIRRSGTRKEELLIPKEHLDHLWAIRKSMADAPDFAEKFLKRLRQTKTNEEFFSMLTEEKKTLLANKR
- a CDS encoding UDP-N-acetylglucosamine 1-carboxyvinyltransferase, which gives rise to MEKLKIQGGFTLSGSVRVSGAKNSAVALIPATILAESPVTIEGLPDISDVQLLGDLVEEIGGKVTIDNDELTVDPSGMVAMPLPNGKVKKLRASYYLMGAMLGRFKKAVVGLPGGCYLGPRPIDQHIKGFEALGAKVTNEQGAIYLRADELIGARIYLDVVSVGATINIMLAAVRAKGRTVIENAAKEPEIIDVATLLTSMGARIKGAGTDVIRIDGVDQLKGCRHSIIPDRIEAGTYMIMGASMGKEVIVDNVIPQHLESLTAKMREMGIHIETSSDQILVATRQLLKPVDIKTLVYPGFPTDLQQPFTTLLTRASGTSVVTDTIYGARFKHIDELRRMNASVKVEGRSAIINGPIHLQGARVKASDLRAGAALVTAGLMAKGITEVTGLEHIDRGYSHLVDKLSDLGAMIWREEMTQEEIEQFQNS
- the fsa gene encoding fructose-6-phosphate aldolase — its product is MKFFIDTANLDEIKEAHSLGLLAGVTTNPSLVAKENITFEDRLREITEFVEGSVSAEVIALDAEGMIREGKELAAIAPNITIKVPMTPDGLKAVKEFTSLGIKTNVTLIFSANQALMAARAGATYVSPFLGRLDDIGFNGLDLISDIADIFAIHDIPSEIIAASIRHPMHVTEAAKNGAHIATIPYKVLMQLFKHPLTNAGIDQFLADWEKRNV